The Thermoplasma sp. Kam2015 genome includes a window with the following:
- a CDS encoding extracellular solute-binding protein: protein MENPIKPASTKWVGISVVLLVVGIVIGFAAGHYTVSTPSKPAINTFAAGSLKYALGNDFNPEFTNLTGVRVGMTFSGSISGAREVQEGKNYSVFISASAPILYQDLMNQTHYASWQIIFSANEMAITWVNSKYSIPSSYPYWFENITNNSAIVAASNASLDPSGFQAIETMKLAGVLYTGWDNTTVIKGSEPVSYYVRLAFNNNFTEYMNYNRAYNNWFHDKFGYPMNDSMALYHQIFISKYLNGTTKLTTVEIGLDGYLTAGTADYALTYVSQAINQGLDYYQNSTGANGLPTWINLGSVNKTVDDFYEQINESGPAWDNVGNLPGAPIFYSVTVINNYTNPYAIQYVYDLITGLGQQYLSMSKFDPLSQPFYVGNVPSQLKGLVVTPPSYLPVSSYD, encoded by the coding sequence ATGGAAAATCCAATAAAACCCGCCTCAACTAAATGGGTCGGCATATCTGTCGTCCTTCTTGTTGTTGGAATTGTGATAGGCTTTGCCGCCGGGCATTACACGGTTTCCACCCCTTCGAAACCTGCCATAAATACCTTTGCCGCAGGATCGCTGAAATACGCTCTTGGAAACGATTTCAATCCAGAATTCACTAACTTGACCGGGGTGCGCGTGGGCATGACCTTCTCAGGTTCGATAAGCGGTGCCAGGGAGGTACAGGAAGGTAAGAACTACAGCGTATTCATCTCCGCGTCAGCTCCTATACTTTATCAGGATCTTATGAATCAGACGCATTACGCATCATGGCAGATCATATTCTCAGCCAACGAGATGGCAATAACCTGGGTTAACAGCAAATATTCCATACCTTCAAGTTATCCTTATTGGTTCGAGAATATAACCAATAATAGTGCAATAGTGGCAGCGTCAAACGCTTCTCTGGACCCAAGCGGTTTCCAGGCCATAGAAACCATGAAGCTGGCCGGAGTACTTTACACAGGTTGGGATAATACAACTGTTATTAAAGGAAGCGAGCCGGTCAGTTACTATGTTAGACTTGCATTCAACAACAACTTCACTGAATACATGAATTACAATAGGGCTTACAACAACTGGTTCCATGATAAATTTGGATATCCGATGAACGATTCGATGGCGCTCTACCATCAGATATTCATATCGAAGTATCTCAATGGCACAACGAAACTGACCACAGTCGAAATAGGACTTGACGGATACCTGACAGCTGGAACGGCCGATTATGCTCTCACTTACGTCTCGCAGGCCATAAATCAGGGACTGGACTACTATCAGAATTCCACAGGTGCAAATGGGCTTCCAACATGGATAAACCTTGGCAGCGTCAACAAGACCGTTGACGACTTCTACGAACAGATAAATGAAAGCGGTCCAGCATGGGATAACGTGGGCAATCTACCAGGTGCGCCAATATTCTACAGCGTCACCGTAATAAACAACTACACGAACCCATATGCGATACAGTACGTTTACGACCTGATAACCGGTCTTGGGCAGCAATACCTCTCCATGAGCAAATTCGATCCGCTATCGCAGCCATTCTATGTGGGCAACGTACCAAGTCAGCTGAAGGGTCTGGTGGTTACGCCTCCATCGTATCTGCCAGTATCCTCATATGACTGA
- a CDS encoding glycosyltransferase → MVNYGASIVVTVKDEGKNLRDLLESINRNDFRPMETIVVDDLSTDDTEEIVKQYDFTLYRRIRCSRGEGRNIGSKMARYDFLLFTDGDATVSEGWISGMTSALAEGNDAVIGLTRYIGKERYMQERVKIYMNGIEVTAPSVNLAYRKEKFLELGGFDPEFVTAEDIDLNIRAVEAGFHFATCDRCIVYAKTRENLRSFLRQAYWNGYGRYQLERKHPGVLRKTEIRIGKNFFDFLHMAAGATGYLSAKFDYRKR, encoded by the coding sequence ATGGTCAACTACGGTGCATCTATCGTTGTTACGGTTAAGGATGAGGGTAAGAATCTCAGGGATCTTCTGGAAAGCATAAATCGCAATGATTTCAGACCGATGGAGACGATCGTCGTTGATGATTTGAGCACGGACGATACGGAGGAGATCGTCAAGCAATACGATTTCACCTTATACAGAAGGATCAGATGCTCCAGAGGTGAGGGAAGGAATATCGGATCGAAGATGGCCAGATACGATTTTCTCCTCTTCACGGATGGCGATGCCACGGTGTCCGAAGGTTGGATTTCCGGTATGACCTCTGCCCTGGCGGAGGGAAATGATGCAGTTATCGGTCTCACCCGGTACATCGGTAAAGAGAGATACATGCAGGAACGCGTGAAGATATACATGAACGGCATTGAGGTTACTGCACCGTCGGTCAATCTGGCTTACAGGAAGGAGAAATTCTTAGAGCTTGGAGGTTTCGATCCCGAATTTGTTACGGCAGAAGACATAGATCTGAATATAAGGGCGGTTGAAGCTGGATTCCATTTTGCGACATGTGATAGATGCATCGTCTATGCAAAGACGAGAGAAAATCTACGGTCGTTCTTAAGGCAGGCATACTGGAATGGATATGGAAGGTATCAGCTCGAAAGAAAACACCCTGGTGTTCTTAGGAAAACTGAGATAAGGATCGGTAAAAATTTCTTCGACTTTCTTCACATGGCCGCCGGAGCAACAGGATATCTTTCCGCTAAATTTGATTACAGGAAGAGATGA
- the gyrA gene encoding DNA gyrase subunit A, with the protein MEKRAVEVEIRKSYLEYAMSVIVSRAIPDVRDGLKPVQRRVLYSMRELGVTHDKPYKKCARIVGETMGKYHPHGDMAIYDALVRMAQDFSLRYPLIDGQGNFGSIDGDSPAAMRYTEARLTQIAEDMMDDIDENTVPFRLNFDGTLSEPEYLPAKIPNLLVNGSSGIAVGMATNMVPHNLTEISDAILYEVDHRDAPVDDLLKYVKGPDFPGGGIIFYGKELIDAYRSGRGKVIVQGEVDLSEDRRIIIKSIPYGVNKADLVQSIADLAKNEIIKDITDIKDESDRNGIRIVVRVRDDDIKSLVLNQLYEHTALESSIGIINLVLVGNQPKLMNLKELIDSFIDHRLDVILRRSQYRLDKKKERLDVLTGILTAIENIDRVVEILKSSRDADQAGNLLRKEFELNDRQIKAILEMRLQRLVNMEQESVRTEISQLEADIKDLEETILSEEKRIKVFKSEMEEIKRKYGDKRRSKIKFRGVTERTTEDLIPNEESLLMLSYGGLVKRVQADEYRSQRRGGKGVSTSMKTADSIKSMIHCFSHDTIYYFTNTGRVFKSKAYEIPKKSRTSLGVSAAAFLKLSNGERVTEIMKAPPEKGYYLILVTRDGSVKKTAADPVFDSKSSGIKIITLDEGDELVSVSYTAKDQNIFVLSSKGKASVFNTSEIRETGRTSMGVRSMRLNEGDQILTAFVVNEDEDILSISEKGYGKRTSISEFPIHHRGSSGVMVYRDTERTGKVSHAIPVSSDDEVILVSMNEKTIRIKASEIPETSRVTSGVKLMDIDDDDRIIAAAVIK; encoded by the coding sequence ATGGAAAAGAGAGCCGTTGAGGTTGAGATAAGAAAGTCGTATCTAGAATACGCTATGAGCGTGATCGTAAGCAGGGCAATACCGGATGTCAGGGATGGTCTAAAGCCAGTGCAGAGGCGTGTTCTTTATTCAATGAGAGAGCTGGGCGTAACCCATGATAAACCTTACAAGAAATGTGCAAGAATCGTCGGTGAAACCATGGGTAAATACCATCCTCATGGTGACATGGCCATATATGATGCGCTTGTGAGGATGGCGCAGGATTTTTCCCTCAGATATCCTCTGATAGATGGTCAGGGAAACTTCGGCTCGATCGATGGAGATTCTCCAGCTGCAATGAGGTATACGGAGGCAAGGCTCACCCAGATAGCAGAGGACATGATGGATGATATAGATGAAAATACGGTGCCGTTCAGGTTGAATTTTGATGGTACTCTGTCTGAGCCTGAATATCTTCCGGCTAAGATTCCAAACCTTCTTGTCAATGGAAGCTCTGGTATAGCAGTTGGAATGGCAACGAACATGGTGCCGCACAATCTCACAGAGATATCGGATGCGATACTGTATGAGGTCGATCACAGGGATGCACCGGTAGATGATCTGCTCAAATACGTTAAGGGTCCCGATTTTCCAGGAGGAGGTATAATCTTCTATGGAAAGGAACTGATAGATGCCTACAGATCAGGTAGGGGGAAGGTCATAGTGCAGGGTGAGGTCGATCTCTCAGAGGATCGGAGAATAATAATAAAGAGCATACCCTATGGTGTGAATAAGGCAGATCTTGTACAGTCCATAGCGGATCTAGCCAAGAATGAGATAATAAAGGATATAACGGATATAAAGGATGAGAGCGACAGGAATGGCATCAGAATAGTGGTCAGGGTGAGGGATGATGATATAAAATCGCTTGTCCTCAACCAGCTCTATGAGCACACCGCACTCGAAAGCAGCATAGGAATAATAAATCTGGTGCTTGTGGGGAATCAACCCAAGCTGATGAATCTCAAAGAGCTCATAGATTCATTTATAGATCACCGGCTCGACGTCATTCTCAGGAGATCCCAGTACAGGCTTGACAAGAAAAAGGAAAGGCTGGATGTTCTGACTGGCATTCTGACGGCCATTGAAAATATAGATCGTGTTGTGGAGATCCTTAAATCGTCAAGAGATGCTGATCAGGCAGGGAATTTGCTCAGGAAGGAATTTGAACTCAATGACAGGCAGATAAAGGCCATACTGGAGATGCGTCTCCAGCGGTTGGTCAATATGGAACAGGAATCTGTACGAACAGAAATATCGCAACTTGAAGCGGATATAAAGGATCTTGAGGAGACCATACTCTCTGAGGAAAAGCGGATAAAGGTATTCAAGAGCGAGATGGAGGAGATAAAGAGAAAATATGGTGATAAGAGGCGGTCGAAGATAAAGTTCAGAGGTGTGACGGAGAGGACAACGGAGGATCTGATTCCAAATGAAGAATCCCTTCTTATGCTGAGCTACGGTGGCCTAGTGAAGCGTGTACAGGCAGATGAATACAGATCTCAGCGCAGGGGTGGCAAGGGCGTAAGCACTTCTATGAAGACCGCAGATAGCATAAAGAGCATGATCCATTGCTTCTCTCACGATACGATTTACTATTTCACCAATACTGGCAGGGTTTTCAAATCGAAGGCCTATGAGATACCGAAGAAGAGCAGAACCTCTCTTGGCGTATCAGCTGCAGCTTTCCTAAAGCTCTCCAATGGAGAGAGAGTCACCGAGATCATGAAGGCGCCGCCGGAGAAGGGATACTATCTGATCCTCGTTACAAGGGACGGATCGGTAAAGAAGACTGCGGCGGATCCTGTCTTTGATTCAAAGAGTTCCGGGATCAAGATCATAACGCTTGACGAAGGCGATGAGCTTGTGTCCGTATCATATACGGCGAAGGATCAGAATATATTCGTATTGTCGTCAAAGGGTAAGGCATCAGTGTTCAACACCTCTGAGATAAGAGAAACTGGGAGAACAAGCATGGGTGTAAGATCTATGCGCCTGAATGAGGGGGACCAGATACTCACAGCCTTCGTAGTCAATGAGGATGAGGATATTCTGAGCATATCAGAGAAGGGGTATGGAAAACGCACCAGCATCTCGGAATTTCCAATACATCATAGGGGATCATCCGGCGTGATGGTGTACAGGGATACTGAGAGGACAGGAAAGGTCAGTCATGCGATACCGGTGAGCAGCGATGACGAGGTTATACTTGTGTCGATGAATGAGAAGACCATCAGGATAAAGGCTTCGGAAATTCCTGAGACATCCAGGGTGACATCTGGCGTAAAGCTGATGGATATAGACGATGATGACAGGATAATAGCCGCAGCTGTGATTAAATGA
- a CDS encoding isochorismatase family cysteine hydrolase has product MVIEGKIYENLKEMVSPDHSILVVWDVQNALVNGIFNRDQFVSSLKKLIAEARHYHIPILYTKITPLPFEYESGFRLYSSMKRYGVSDPKKISFMKPGSPESEIYADLAPDASDMVVNKNTADIFIGTNVELMLRNAHIDTVIFTGIATEFGIESSARSAGNRGFYPVVVEDCVSSSNREMHEAALKVLKTQAIVAHSEEIINTWK; this is encoded by the coding sequence ATGGTTATAGAAGGAAAGATATATGAAAATCTGAAAGAAATGGTAAGCCCGGATCATTCGATCCTTGTCGTCTGGGATGTCCAGAACGCACTTGTTAACGGAATATTCAATAGAGATCAGTTTGTCTCATCTCTGAAGAAACTTATAGCTGAGGCAAGGCATTATCATATACCGATACTCTATACGAAGATCACCCCGTTGCCCTTCGAATATGAGTCTGGGTTCAGATTGTATTCCTCTATGAAGAGATACGGCGTTTCTGATCCGAAGAAGATCAGTTTCATGAAGCCCGGATCACCCGAATCAGAAATCTATGCCGATCTCGCGCCAGATGCCAGCGATATGGTGGTTAACAAGAACACGGCTGATATTTTCATCGGTACAAACGTCGAGCTGATGCTGCGTAATGCGCATATAGACACAGTCATATTCACCGGCATAGCCACTGAGTTTGGTATAGAATCATCAGCAAGAAGTGCAGGAAACAGGGGTTTCTATCCGGTGGTTGTCGAGGATTGTGTTTCATCCTCCAACAGAGAGATGCATGAAGCAGCCCTGAAAGTTCTGAAGACCCAGGCCATTGTAGCCCACTCCGAAGAAATTATTAACACCTGGAAATAA
- a CDS encoding ATP-binding cassette domain-containing protein: MLEINNLNASLGKFVLNVDHYSTGGRKNFIMGENGAGKSSFLKAISGIIDSTGEIILNGEHVEKLPPWKRRITYIPQNLLLFPQYNVRQNLAISIRYGHGDYNIYREVVDLMHLSDLLDKNTWELSGGQQQRVAVARAVISKPKLLLMDEPFSMQDERSRMSMVISVAELLERYDIDYIYVTHNSRDLELGFDTLSIMSNGRIIESVKSIEDLRYYESASLLDFRNVVRIDGKYYRLSERSVIPSDRGYPAICNRSGQGYVCSIRIGDENYFITSSVMADHFQFDLSSAKEMISSGESSA; encoded by the coding sequence ATGCTTGAGATAAATAATCTTAATGCAAGTCTGGGAAAATTTGTTCTCAATGTCGATCACTACAGTACCGGGGGAAGGAAAAATTTCATAATGGGTGAGAACGGCGCAGGTAAGTCGTCATTTCTCAAAGCGATCTCTGGAATAATAGATTCAACAGGGGAGATCATACTCAATGGTGAACATGTTGAAAAACTGCCGCCGTGGAAACGCAGGATAACCTATATACCACAGAATCTCCTCCTCTTTCCGCAGTATAATGTGAGGCAAAACCTTGCGATTTCGATAAGATATGGCCATGGTGATTACAATATATACAGGGAGGTCGTGGATCTCATGCACCTCAGCGATCTTCTCGATAAGAATACCTGGGAACTATCTGGAGGTCAACAGCAGAGAGTGGCTGTTGCACGAGCTGTGATATCAAAACCGAAACTGCTTCTTATGGATGAACCATTCTCAATGCAGGACGAGAGATCAAGGATGTCAATGGTGATAAGCGTTGCCGAACTTCTGGAGAGATACGATATAGATTATATATACGTTACTCATAACTCACGGGATCTTGAACTTGGTTTTGATACTTTATCCATTATGTCCAATGGCAGGATAATTGAATCTGTAAAGAGCATTGAGGATCTTCGGTATTATGAGAGCGCTTCTCTGCTGGACTTTCGCAATGTAGTTCGCATTGATGGAAAGTACTACAGGCTGAGCGAACGTTCAGTGATACCATCGGATAGAGGATATCCGGCAATCTGCAACCGATCCGGACAAGGATATGTATGCTCCATTAGAATCGGTGACGAGAACTACTTCATAACGTCCAGTGTTATGGCTGATCACTTCCAGTTCGATCTATCATCCGCCAAGGAGATGATTTCTTCAGGTGAGTCCAGTGCATAG
- a CDS encoding tRNA-binding protein, giving the protein MEIKPRIDYETFSKVDMRVGIIMDVQDFPEARKPAYKLRIFFGDDIGYKNSSAQITNYPKQNLIGMRVIAVVNFPPKQVANFKSEVLVLGALTNNGVRLIQADDLSQPGDRIA; this is encoded by the coding sequence ATGGAGATCAAACCAAGGATAGACTATGAAACTTTTTCAAAAGTTGATATGCGCGTCGGTATAATAATGGATGTCCAGGATTTTCCTGAGGCTAGAAAGCCGGCCTACAAGCTGCGCATCTTCTTTGGAGACGATATAGGATACAAAAATTCCTCAGCACAGATAACCAATTATCCTAAGCAAAACCTCATTGGTATGAGGGTCATCGCTGTTGTCAATTTTCCGCCAAAACAGGTCGCAAATTTCAAGTCGGAAGTCCTTGTCCTGGGGGCGCTTACTAACAATGGTGTGAGACTTATACAGGCCGATGATCTCTCTCAACCCGGCGACAGAATAGCATGA
- a CDS encoding plasma-membrane proton-efflux P-type ATPase, whose amino-acid sequence MGDEKADVDKILKELETSQSGLTEEEAQKRIDQYGYNEIQEKKENRAIKFLKKFWAPVPWMLEATIVITALLGKYLDTYIILFLLVFNAFVGFFQESKAENAVELLKQKLRVKARVVRSSNWKQIEARFLVPGDVIDIRLGDVVPADSVIISGSLEIDQSALTGESVAVSKDRGDTAYSGSIVKRGEALAVVVKTGSSTYFGKTTDLIQSAGTKSHIESLIFGIVRDLIILDVILVLITAVYSYFIHIPIQNIIPFILVLLIASIPVALPATFTIAMAYGALDISKKGAIVTRLSAIEDAASMDVLCSDKTGTITKNHLTVADPIALNADEKDLIMYAAFASEVQSDDPIDKAILEYARSRNMMPDFSIRTAYTPFDPSTKRTEAVIRINGKTMKVAKGAPQIISQLCSMKYDDIMDDVVNLAKRGYRVIAVGAGEDKMHLAGLIPLYDPPRDDSKQLISDLKDLGISVKMVTGDNAPIAEEIGKQVGIEGKACNIHTDGKFSDECAIYAEVFPEDKFKIVKSLQEEGHITGMTGDGVNDAPALRQAEVGIAVSNATDIAKASASIVLTHEGISDIVEAVREGRRIFQRMLTYTLNKIVKTIQVVVFLTASFFAVHFFVTTPFDIILLLFANDFVTMSIATDNVRYSNKPEKWNVKAMVVTSGLIAALLVVEGFIILYTGLYLHFSKNMIHTLIFDMLVFSGLFNVFMVRERGRFWHSKPSRYLMISILGDIIGIGLISALGILVSKIPVYSILMALAFAFVWMAFLDTLKNYVFRIYGL is encoded by the coding sequence ATGGGTGATGAAAAGGCCGATGTGGATAAGATCCTGAAAGAACTTGAGACAAGCCAATCTGGCCTAACAGAAGAGGAAGCACAGAAAAGGATCGATCAGTACGGTTACAATGAGATACAGGAAAAGAAGGAAAACAGAGCCATCAAATTTCTCAAAAAATTCTGGGCACCCGTTCCATGGATGCTGGAAGCCACCATAGTCATAACAGCCTTACTTGGTAAATATCTTGATACTTACATAATTTTGTTTCTCCTTGTTTTCAATGCATTCGTAGGATTTTTTCAGGAATCAAAAGCCGAAAATGCCGTGGAGCTCCTCAAACAGAAGCTAAGGGTCAAGGCAAGAGTTGTCAGATCAAGCAACTGGAAGCAAATCGAGGCCAGGTTCCTGGTGCCGGGAGATGTTATAGACATAAGGCTGGGCGACGTGGTACCAGCTGATTCAGTCATAATATCTGGCAGTCTCGAAATTGATCAATCTGCACTGACGGGAGAAAGTGTAGCGGTTTCAAAGGATAGGGGAGATACTGCATACTCAGGATCTATAGTCAAACGTGGAGAAGCTTTGGCCGTGGTGGTTAAAACTGGATCTTCAACCTACTTTGGAAAGACCACCGATCTTATACAATCTGCAGGAACAAAATCACACATAGAATCACTCATATTTGGCATAGTCAGGGATCTGATAATACTGGATGTGATCCTTGTCCTGATAACCGCCGTATACTCTTACTTTATTCATATACCGATACAGAATATAATCCCATTCATCCTCGTGCTTCTGATAGCCTCAATTCCCGTGGCACTTCCCGCAACATTCACGATAGCCATGGCTTACGGGGCTCTCGACATTTCTAAAAAGGGCGCGATAGTTACCAGACTGAGCGCAATAGAGGATGCTGCATCCATGGATGTTCTCTGTTCTGATAAGACGGGGACCATAACGAAGAATCATCTTACGGTTGCGGACCCAATAGCTCTCAATGCAGATGAAAAGGATCTCATCATGTATGCTGCATTTGCCTCTGAAGTTCAGAGCGACGACCCTATAGATAAGGCCATACTGGAATATGCAAGGTCCAGGAACATGATGCCTGATTTTTCAATCAGAACAGCATACACGCCATTTGACCCATCTACAAAGCGAACCGAAGCGGTCATCAGGATAAATGGAAAGACGATGAAGGTTGCCAAGGGTGCACCACAGATCATAAGCCAGCTGTGCAGCATGAAATACGATGATATAATGGATGACGTCGTGAATCTTGCAAAGCGTGGTTACAGAGTCATAGCTGTTGGTGCTGGGGAGGATAAGATGCACCTCGCTGGTTTGATACCGCTTTACGATCCGCCACGTGATGACTCAAAGCAGCTTATATCGGATCTAAAGGATCTAGGCATCTCAGTTAAGATGGTAACAGGCGACAATGCACCCATCGCTGAAGAAATTGGGAAACAGGTTGGCATTGAGGGAAAGGCTTGCAATATCCATACCGATGGCAAATTTTCGGACGAATGCGCCATATATGCAGAGGTCTTTCCAGAGGATAAGTTCAAAATAGTAAAATCTCTGCAGGAAGAAGGTCATATAACTGGAATGACCGGCGACGGTGTAAATGATGCTCCTGCGTTGAGGCAGGCGGAGGTGGGTATAGCAGTCAGCAACGCTACGGATATAGCAAAGGCTTCAGCAAGCATAGTACTCACGCATGAAGGTATTTCTGACATAGTCGAGGCAGTCAGAGAGGGAAGGAGGATATTCCAGAGGATGCTGACGTACACGCTTAACAAGATCGTGAAAACTATACAGGTTGTGGTGTTTCTGACAGCATCATTCTTCGCTGTGCATTTCTTCGTCACCACTCCATTTGATATAATACTGCTCCTATTCGCCAACGATTTTGTAACCATGTCGATTGCGACAGATAACGTTAGATATTCAAATAAACCGGAAAAATGGAATGTAAAGGCCATGGTTGTCACGTCCGGTCTTATAGCGGCCCTTCTCGTAGTTGAGGGTTTTATAATTCTCTACACCGGTCTGTATCTTCATTTCTCAAAAAACATGATACATACGCTGATATTTGATATGCTGGTATTCAGCGGTCTGTTCAATGTTTTCATGGTCAGAGAAAGGGGACGCTTCTGGCACTCAAAGCCTTCACGATATCTGATGATCTCAATACTTGGGGATATAATTGGAATCGGCCTGATATCCGCGCTGGGTATCCTCGTTAGCAAAATACCAGTGTATTCCATACTGATGGCCCTGGCATTCGCATTCGTCTGGATGGCCTTCCTTGACACGCTGAAGAACTATGTTTTCAGAATATACGGTCTGTGA
- the purS gene encoding phosphoribosylformylglycinamidine synthase subunit PurS — protein sequence MKFRVEIRYKEGVEDPEAVTILKNFNILGYKGIKDIKTSKVYYIEATDESEVYEVTKKILANPVIHTYSIGVVDGSIA from the coding sequence ATGAAATTCCGTGTTGAAATAAGGTATAAGGAAGGTGTTGAAGATCCAGAAGCTGTTACCATACTCAAGAATTTCAATATACTCGGATACAAGGGAATAAAGGATATTAAGACATCAAAGGTTTACTACATTGAGGCAACTGATGAGTCAGAGGTTTATGAAGTGACGAAGAAGATACTGGCAAATCCAGTCATACATACATATAGCATAGGTGTGGTCGACGGGTCAATTGCTTAA
- a CDS encoding alpha/beta hydrolase, producing MLEEKITSEVLSGNPLGDPVTRDVNIIEISPKPRSPVLIGLAGFTGSGRSFLNRSFTALDFITALKDIEQKRIDHGFILILPDVMTGLYGNQYLNSAAVGDYEDYIVKEIVGFVRERYGERAMALFGKSSGGFGSYTLAVRHPDIFSGFIDVSGDSCFEYEYIPDFPDTYKEIHKYGIYRWYDEIHRKLSLQNQDIKVANIVAMSAFYSPDSGSPMGISFPFDLETGEFNESVWSRWLRFDPARNIDEYMDVLKDMAVFLQAGIRDEFHADIGIGVMHRKLERENVVHFYELYDSGHFGIDYFYLKSMPLLLELIEQ from the coding sequence ATGCTCGAGGAAAAAATAACATCCGAAGTTCTATCTGGGAATCCACTTGGAGATCCAGTTACAAGGGATGTGAATATCATCGAGATAAGTCCAAAACCGCGTTCTCCAGTTTTGATAGGCCTTGCTGGATTCACCGGATCTGGAAGAAGTTTCCTGAACAGATCGTTTACCGCACTGGATTTTATAACCGCACTGAAGGACATAGAACAGAAGAGAATAGATCATGGCTTCATACTTATCCTTCCAGACGTTATGACCGGACTCTACGGAAACCAATATCTGAACTCAGCAGCTGTTGGAGACTATGAGGATTACATTGTGAAGGAAATCGTCGGATTCGTAAGAGAGAGATATGGAGAAAGAGCAATGGCGTTATTCGGAAAATCCTCAGGAGGCTTCGGATCTTACACGCTCGCTGTGAGGCATCCGGACATATTTTCTGGATTCATAGACGTTTCAGGCGATTCATGTTTCGAGTATGAATACATCCCTGACTTTCCAGATACATATAAGGAGATACACAAATACGGCATATATCGCTGGTACGACGAGATACACAGGAAACTCAGTCTCCAGAATCAGGACATAAAGGTTGCAAATATTGTTGCCATGTCCGCCTTTTACAGCCCGGATTCTGGCAGCCCAATGGGGATATCATTCCCGTTCGATCTTGAAACTGGCGAGTTCAATGAATCTGTTTGGTCAAGATGGCTGCGATTCGATCCGGCAAGAAATATAGATGAATACATGGATGTGCTGAAGGATATGGCTGTCTTTCTGCAGGCTGGCATACGAGATGAATTTCATGCAGACATAGGGATCGGGGTGATGCACAGAAAGCTTGAGAGAGAAAATGTAGTGCATTTTTACGAGCTATATGACAGCGGGCATTTTGGCATTGATTACTTCTACCTAAAGTCTATGCCACTTCTGCTGGAACTGATCGAACAGTGA
- a CDS encoding ABC transporter permease codes for MRGRLSYLFVPVFVIYLLVLIIPLIRALTYSSLSEILTDLHSGILPSIEYTYIVCAFVAVLSVMAAVPYAYTMSRHRSAVFKAVDSVVEIPIMIPHTVVGIIMLLTFEPSMPIGHILSKYIPGYSFDDTLFAVIITLFFLSSAYSIREVGVSYQRNVVDYEDVAKTLGIGEGISFLVVSMRLLARSMIKGFLLSWARSVSEVGAILIVAYYIFPSFVKLAGVFIYSQWLGYGLDPAAASSAILILTGIVVTGVFRIVETVGIRS; via the coding sequence ATGAGAGGGCGTCTTTCTTATCTGTTTGTACCGGTGTTTGTGATATACCTTCTCGTACTCATCATACCTTTGATAAGGGCCCTCACCTATTCATCCCTGTCCGAGATATTGACCGATCTGCATTCCGGCATCTTGCCGTCCATAGAGTACACTTATATTGTCTGTGCATTCGTTGCGGTTCTTTCGGTCATGGCTGCTGTACCATATGCGTATACGATGTCCAGACACCGATCAGCAGTGTTCAAGGCGGTGGACAGCGTTGTGGAGATTCCCATTATGATACCGCACACGGTCGTCGGTATAATAATGCTTCTCACGTTTGAGCCTTCAATGCCCATAGGCCACATACTCTCGAAGTACATACCAGGCTACTCGTTTGATGACACACTTTTCGCGGTAATAATAACGCTGTTCTTTCTGTCCTCGGCGTACTCCATAAGGGAAGTCGGTGTAAGCTATCAGCGTAACGTGGTGGATTATGAGGATGTTGCGAAGACTCTTGGAATCGGTGAGGGCATAAGCTTCTTGGTAGTTTCGATGAGGCTTCTGGCAAGATCTATGATAAAGGGCTTCCTTCTGTCCTGGGCCAGATCGGTTTCGGAGGTTGGAGCGATATTGATAGTTGCATACTACATCTTTCCAAGTTTTGTGAAGCTCGCAGGAGTCTTCATATATTCCCAGTGGCTCGGTTACGGCCTCGATCCTGCAGCCGCTTCATCCGCAATACTGATACTCACAGGCATAGTGGTGACCGGTGTTTTTAGGATTGTGGAAACTGTCGGGATACGTTCTTAG